The region TCTTTGGCGTGGGACTTCTCGAGGTCGGACTTTTAGGGGTCGGACTCTTCAGCGCCTTCTTTCCCATCGTCGCCGCGTCATCTTTCAGACTCGACGAACTACTCGAATCTCTCGGCAGCGTCGTCTCCTCGTCTGAGGACACCGTCACGTTACTTCTTGACGACAACAGCCTTCTCTTCGGCTTCTTCTTTGTTTCCTTCGTTGATCCTTTGTCAAATATTTGCTTCCCCATTGCGTCCAGGTGCGTCGAGTCACAGTTGATCAGGAAACTTCCCAGGTTGTTGACCATTTCTATGATCGCCACTTCCGTCGGCTCTCCTTCCAGCAGGAGCCCTGAGTACTCGTTCACGTTAACGTCCTTATCTCCGCTGTGTCTATTTTTCGCGTAACTTGAGCTTGTCGTTATCGTCACGTCTGAGCACAGTGATGCGCACTTGAGCAGCGTGTGTGTGAGCACTTCTATTGGCCCGTCAAATGACTCTGCCACTGAGAATCCTCTTTCTCCGAACCCATTAATGGTCACTCTAATGTTTTGTGCCTCTGCGTATTAATTAGTGTATTGTTATTAGTCTAGTGTTATTAGTCTATTGTTATTAGTCTATTGTTATTAGTCTATTGTTATTAGTCTATTGTTATTAGTCTATTGTTATTAgtctattattattagtcGATTGTTATTAGTGCAGTGTATTTGTAATGTCGTCAATTAGTCTTGTCTAGTGTTATTAGTGCAGTGTTGTTAATCTTAACTACGTGCTTAGCCATCTAATTACCAATATCCATATACGTCCACATCCTcttatatacaaaaattgCTGTGTAAAACTAATCACTTACCATCTGATGACTTGTGTGATCCTTTCGGATTCGTCGGCATGTGTATGTACCTCAGCTTGTTCCTGTCgttaaacaggttcagCACCGTCGAGGTCATTCTGTTCGTCGTCAGCGTGCCCGTCTTGTCGCTGCATATCACCGTCGTGCAGCCCAGCGTCTCTATTGAGGGCAGCTTCCTCACGATCGCGTTCCTCTTCGCCATTTTCCGCGTGCCCAGTGCCAGACACGTCGTGATAACTGCCGGCAGCCCCTCTGGGATCGCTGCCACTGCCAGTGCTATGGCTAtcttaaaataataaatgcACCCTCTCAGCGTTGAGCCGTGCACTGGGTCGCTGAAGTTCCTGAAGTTGATTGCCCATACTATCACGCAGATCACTGTGATCACCTTCGACAGGTTCGTTCCGAAGTCGTTGAGCATTCTCTGCAGCGGTGTGGTCGTGTTTTCGTTGCTCGCCTCGATCACTGCGCTCTGGATCGCTCCTATCTCCGTCTTCATGCCCGTCGAGATTACCACTCCCAGTGCGCTTCCGCTGCACACTGTCGTGCTTCCGAACAGTATGTTCGTCTTGCTCTGAAGCTCGCACTTTTCGTGGTCCTTCGGCAGCGGCTCCGTCGTCTTGTATATCAGAAAGGACTCCCCCGTCAGCTGCGACTgctccaccagcagcgACGTCGAGTACACTCTGACTACTCGCAGGTCTGTGGGTATTTTATCTCCGTTTTTGACCTTAACGATGTCGCCCACCACCAGCTGGTCCGTGTCGAAGGTGCTCCACACTCCGTTCCTGAGGCACGTTGCCAGCGTCGgctgcagcttcttcagcgcctCGAGCGCCTTCTCTGCGTTCGCCTCCTGCCACACGCCTACTATTGCGTTAAGTATAAGTATGAACAGGATAACTATCGGCTCAATGAACGACGATATGTGCGCCTTTTCGTTTGGGTCAAATGCTGTCAGCAGGAAGCTTATCACTGCCGCTGACAGCAGTATTTTAACGAGCAGGTCGTCGAACTGTGACACAAACAGGAATAGAACCGACGCCTTCTTCGGCTTTACAAATGTGTGCGATCCAAATAGTTCACGATGGTGTGACACTTGTTCATCTCTCAAACCGTAGTCAGGGTTAACTCGGTAGTGCTTCAATACTTCTTGAGGTTCCAGAATATGAGGGCTTTCCAAAAATTCCAATTCTTCAGAATTTTCCGTCATGGTTAAATTATCTGtgttttatgttttttcaaattgAAATGGTTTTAATTCCTACATTAGTCTCCGTGTGATTAAGATATAATACATAGGACTCATAAAAGATctttaaaatgatttggAGGcttttatataaataacagGTATAACCTCTTGATTAAATCTTATGAGTAACTTATCCGAAAATAGCAAAATGGTTAGTTTTCAACCACATATGTCTAAGCAAACAAAACATAAGGATATTAACccttaaattaatgaaaaatacattttaaaatattcaactATACACATATGATAGAGACTGTAAGTTATTGGTGTTTATGAGATATTgttagtaaaaataaatagtttttttattctattaGTCAACCACACATGATACACAAAATAAGGTTTTACGTGAATcaaactttttattttaccttttaaaGGCCTGAATAATGCACAAAATACGTTTTATTATCTgtttattgtaaaatattgttgCCAATTTGtggttaatttattttaattttgtttaaattatcgCTAGAGTTTAGTGGCTAATATAGCTTTAAACGTTTTAATGTAGTGAAATCGACATATGAAATTTAAGttgttctttatttttatctttaacTAAATCATTGGTTGAATTCTGTGTTATAAAATGGATGATTCTATGATTAAGGAAGGTTTGGTATTGGTTCACGGGAAGGGAACGGATAACAAACCCCTTTTCTATAACCATTCGCAAGTTTTTAATAGAGACCTATCACTGATAGTTCTGAAGAGTTTTATAATCCAGGAGAAGAGAAAAACAGGTTGGTTGTCAGTCGATTATAAATTCGTAGAATCTAACCCGAAACTGGGAAAATTTGTCGGAGTAAACATTCTGGAGACGCTAGCAGCAACAGGTGTGTagatatgtgtataattcGAGTCAAAACACTGTAGGAATAAGAGGAATCaggtacctgaaggagctcgGAGACCTGGTGAACCTGGTGACCTTCAACGACCTAGATAGAAACTCGGCGGAGATGATCGTGAAGAACGCAAGCCTGAACGAAGTGAAGAGAAGCAAGTTCAGAGTCACGTGCTGCGACGCAAACCTGCTGTCCTCGATCTTCACGCCCCCGCCAGACGTGGCGAAGTACTTCCAAATGGCAGGAAACATCTTTAGAATACCAGCAGGAACGCTTAACGTGTTCACGGACGTTTTGAAGGAGTTCAATAAAACAGTGGACGCGTTCTTGAAAATCGTATCAGTCACAGACGTGGAACTCAGGGGAGGTAATAATGTCGCCGAGGTAAGGATGGTAAACGGTGAAGAAGTAACCCCGGAATCGTACAGAAACATAGTGGACGTGATCGACCTGGACCCGTACTCGAGCGCCACAGGCTTCATAGACTCGGCAGTGAGGTCGGTGAAAAGCGGAGGAATTCTGCTGATAACCTCGACGGACATGCCGACGCTGTGCGGAAACAACCCGCTGGTGTCCTTTTATAAGTACGGAGGAACGAGCTTTAAGTCGCCGTTCTGCCACGAACTGTCGCTGAGGACGCTGCTGTACTCAGTGATGCTGACAGCAAGCAGGTACAAGAGGACAATGAAGCCGCTGATCTCGTGCAGTGTGGATTTTTACGTGAGAGTGGTGGTACAGGTGAAGTATTTCCCAGAAGAGTGCAAAAGGGTGGCGTCAAACGCAGGACTGGTCCTGATGTGCGTGCAGTGTCACTCGTACAGGATAGTTAACCTATGCGAAGACTTTGTATTTGACACTGATTCTCGAAACGGGCCagagaataaaaaaac is a window of Theileria orientalis strain Shintoku DNA, chromosome 2, complete genome DNA encoding:
- a CDS encoding N2,N2-dimethylguanosine tRNA methyltransferase is translated as MDDSMIKEGLVLVHGKGTDNKPLFYNHSQVFNRDLSLIVLKSFIIQEKRKTGWLSVDYKFVESNPKLGKFVGVNILETLAATGIRGIRYLKELGDLVNLVTFNDLDRNSAEMIVKNASLNEVKRSKFRVTCCDANLLSSIFTPPPDVAKYFQMAGNIFRIPAGTLNVFTDVLKEFNKTVDAFLKIVSVTDVELRGGNNVAEVRMVNGEEVTPESYRNIVDVIDLDPYSSATGFIDSAVRSVKSGGILLITSTDMPTLCGNNPLVSFYKYGGTSFKSPFCHELSLRTLLYSVMLTASRYKRTMKPLISCSVDFYVRVVVQVKYFPEECKRVASNAGLVLMCVQCHSYRIVNLCEDFNGDESEKNKAHNQRKRKHKRPMTTSNFAKVCEECGGRMKVGGPIYIGPLHDKQFVENCIKLNGKIFKTNDKRRRSPGCKKEEAGESEEVNDENAVKEESTTNVENSINRNVVNDKGINEEGVGEVEERDNPHLTGVTMAKRIRGLLLSIKEELDVPMFYSVSDLCQIWNLSTISPIVFRKVLENMGYKASNFHRDPNSIKTDAPNHVVMDIIRTHAKNSQKVPKHEFFNREIDTLGIDLDLKINRVKKVPRWIPNPTSHWGPKKKHRTCSSSIKS